The sequence TCGGCGATCGCCCCCTCGTAGTCGTACAAAAACTGAAGATGGGGGGGACAATCGGCGGGAATCGCCTCCTGCTTCACACCCAGATAGATCACAAACGCGCCCGAACCGGGGGGCAATTTATCCACCCGTCGCCGATAACCTGCCGGAGCCTGATTGCCTAACAGTTGCACTAAATTCTGCACCGTCACATTCGCAATCACATGATCCGCCTCTTCAATCCAGGTTTCTCCCGTTTTCTGATTGCGGATTTCCACCGCTTTGGCCTGTCCATCCTTGAGGTAGATGTGCTCCACAGAATGGCGCATCCGCAAATCTCCCCCATCTCGCTCAAAGGCTTCTACCAGGCGATCGCTCAACGCCTGCATACTGCCCTTGAGGTGATAGAGTCCTTGGGGTGACTGAGAAACGCCCAAAGCAGTGGCCGCATAGAGAACAGCGGTTTCCTCCGCATCCACCTGGGAATAGAGTTTGAGTTGCAGGTCTAGAAACGTCTTCAGACGGCGATCGCCCCCTAGACCAAAGCGGCGCAGAACTTGACCCACCGTCGAGAAAGTGTGCGGCAGGGTAAAGAGTGTCCCTGGACGTACCGCTTGGGTTAACTGCCACAAATCCCAAACATTGCGGGGAGGAAGCACCGGATCGCGGGATTGAAACGCCCAACTGTAGCGAAAGAGATCATTCAAAAACTGCCAAAAGGCTGCACTTCCCGGAAATTGCCGTTCGCGTTCTTGCTGCCATCGTTGCGGATCGCGCCATACGCGGATGGGTTCCGACTCTCCGGGCAAAAACACAGCACAGGCCGGATCGCACGGCATCGCTGCGGGAACGTCAACTCCCAATTCCTGAAAAATCCGGTGATGAATTCCCCCCGGTTCGAGTCCGGCCACCTGGGTTGCACCGACATCAAAGGTGAATCCTCGGCGTCGAAACGTAGACGCACATCCTCCCGGCACGATCGCCTGATCCAACAGCAAGACGCGATCGCCCCGATGGGCAAGTAAGGCCGCCGCCGCTAAGCCCCCAATCCCAGCCCCAATCACAATAACGCGAGCGGCCTTACCCTCGTGTTTCGTCAATTGTGTGCTGTCGGACGGGCTTTGAGCGGAAGAACTCGCGTGCGGGGAAGATGTCGAAAACGCCATAGTGCGGAGCCTAGATTAAGAACCTTAACTTCTATTTTACATTTCGTAACATCATTAGTTCGAAGCCAACCCGCCAAAGATGAACTTATCCAAAGGCGATCGCCCCAAATGTGGGGTTCAGAACTACAATTTGAGGGAACTCCTACGTACATTCCCCGTCGTAATTTTCCATAGAAGTCACTCTAGTTCGCATCAGTTACCCCCCCCCAAGTATTCCCAAGACAACCACCCCATATTCGGGGTTGAACCTGCTTTCTTTACGTTTAAGAATGCCTTAATCACCCGCTACGTGTGGGTTCAGGTTTAACGCGAAATCCCCCAACAATCCTTGGCTTTACGGGTTAGATTTTTGCAATTTGATGGACTTTCCTCCAGGTATTGCTGGAGTGACGATCGCGCTCTGCTGCCTAAAAATTGCAAAATATCGCTAAAACCTGACAGAGCTGAACCGACTGGGGGCTGTAACCGTTAAGATGGGTAAAGCTATGGTCACATCAAGAAACATCATAATGACCCTCCGTCTCCAGAACGAATCTTCGCTTGCCTCGCTCAGCGCTCCATCCATTCATCGTTTATCCAACGGTCTCACCATCATTGCCGAACAGATGCCCGTCGATGCGGTAAATCTCAGCATCTGGTTGGGAGTGGGGTCAGCGCTGGAATCGGATGATATCAACGGTATGGCTCACTTCTTGGAGCACATGATCTTTAAGGGGACGCAACGGATTCCCAGTGGTGCCTTTGAACAGCAGGTGGAACGAAAGGGCGCAGTCATGAACGCTGCGACCAGTCAGGATTACACCCACTACCACATCACAACCGCTCCCTCTGACTTTGCGGAACTCGCCCCGCTTCAGGTGGAAGTGGTGATGAATGCCGCGATTCCCGATGACGCCTTTGAACGCGAACGATCTGTCGTTTTAGAGGAAATTCGCCGCGCCAATGATAATCCCCGTCGCCGCAGCTATTATCGGTCGATGCAAGTTGGATTTGAGAGCCTGCCCTACCGTCGTCCAGTGCTGGGGAAAGAGGACATTATTCAGCGCTTAACGCCCCAGCAAATGCGGGACTTTCACAGCACGTGGTATCAACCCCAATCGATGATTGCCGTAGCGGTGGGTAATCTTCCCGTAGAAATGCTGGTGCAAACCGTAGCCGAAAGCTTTGATGCGGCGCGTCCCCATGAGGCGATCGCCCCTACGTCGCCCCTCGACCCATCGTTTTCTCGCATTGCCCACCTCGATCTAGAATCACCCTTTACCACGATCCAAGGTCAGGAATATACGGATTCGTCGCTGCAACAGGCACGGATGACCATGATGTGGCGCGTTCCGGGTATGGCGGATGTACATCAAACCTACCCGCTGGATATCGTGGCTTATATTTTGGGACACGGACGCACGGCTCGTCTGTTCAAGGATTTGCGGGAACAGCGCGAACTCGTCACCCGCATCTCTGCTAGCAATGTCACCTATGCCCGTCAGGGATTGTTCTCCATCTCTGCTCAACTCCCGGCTGAGAATGTGGAAGTAGTAGAAGCGGCGATCGCCCAACACCTCACCGATCTCCAAACCACCCCGGTTCAGGAGTCAGAAATTAATCGGGTGCGAACCCTGGTCGCCAATCACTATGTTTTCGGCAACGAGACCCCTGGAAGTCGGGCAGGACTCTATGGTTACTATCGAGCCGTTGTGGGGGATATTGCGCCAGCCCTCAACTATCCGGCACGCATTCGCGCGTTAGACACCGTCGATGTGCAAACGGCAGCCCAGCGCTATCTTTCGCCCACGGCTTACGGTATTGTGGTTTCAAAACCTGCGTAGGATCTCTAAAATCTCACCGTTGACTCATGCGCGATCAAACTTGGGAAACCATTGCAGCGGCGATCGCCCAGGCAACCCACGCCCCCTTTGAAATCACGAATAGACGTCCGGTCGGAGGGGGCAGCATCAACCATGCCTATGCTGTATCGAGTGGCAACACCGCTTACTTTGTGAAGCTCAACGATGCGACTAGCCTTCCCATGTTTGAGGCGGAAGCCCTGGGATTGCGGCAAATTGAACAATCTAAAACCATTCGGGTTCCCCACGTTATCTGTTGGGGGCTAGCCGATCGCGCCTCCTACATTGTCTTGGAATGGCTGGATCTCGGTCATGGGTCTCGCCAATCTTGGGCAGCAATGGGTGAAAAGTTGGCAGCCATGCATCGAGTCACGAGCGATCGCGGCTTTGGCTGGGATCAGAACAATACCATTGGCTCTACCCCTCAGCCCAATCCCTGGACGGAAACCTGGCTGGATTTCTGGATCGACCATCGGCTGGGCTTTCAGTTTCAGTTAGCCAAACGGCGGGGCGGCCATTTCCCTCAGCAAGCGGCGCTCCTCGATGCCGTGCCCGAACTTTTAGTGGGTCACACCCCGGAGCCATCCTTGGTTCATGGCGATCTGTGGTCAGGCAATGCGGCGGTGACGACAGCGGATGAACCTGTGATTCTTGACCCGGCCACCTACTTTGGCGATCGCGAAGTGGATCTGGCGATGACCGAACTCTTTGGGCGATTCCCTCCCGAATTCTACGATGCCTACCAGCGTGCCTATCCCCTAGAACCAGGCTACGAACGCCGCAAAATTCTGTACAACCTCTACCACATCTTGAATCACTTCAACCTGTTCGGCAGCGGCTACGAATCCCAAGCCAACAGCATGATGGCCTCCCTCTTGCGGTAAGCGTTGCGGTTGAAACCAACGATTCACATCCACCAACGCGCCAATGTCATGCTATGCTGAAATTGACTCGGATTCATGCGATTACAACGCCCAAATCTTGTCAGGACCGGAAGGTAGCAGCAATACGGGATGCTTGTGGTAGGCGTGGACTCCGGGTCTTTTGGTTTTTGACCCAGACTTTTATCCCAGAGTGACGGTTTTTTCTACCTCGCCATCGCAGCATTCCGGCTAGGCAGTCCTTCAGATTTTCTCCTATTCTAGAAAGTGTTGTATGCCACCCCCATAAGGAGCGACGCAGATATGGCTGGTTTGGGAGATATAGTTCAGAAGGCGTTTTATTTGGGACTGGGAATCGCCTCCTATGCCGGGGAAAAAGCTGGAAGTACGCTCAGTGAACTGCGATCGCAGGCTCAAAAGCTAGCGGATGAAATGGTGTCGCGCGGCGAAATTACCGCTGAAGAAGCGAAGCGCATGGTGGATGATATGGTGACCCGTGCCCAGCAGTCTCCCTCGTCCCCAACCCCAGGGCCAGCCGAACCGATTCGCATCGAGATTTTAGACGATGAAGAACCGCCGACTTCTACCGATGCCGATAAACTCCGCGAACAGGTGGAAAAACTGCGGGAAGAACTGAATAACCTTCGCCAGTCGTCGTAACCCTGTTTACGCACCGTTACAACATTGAGATCTACGTTCACAAACCACGCTATTCTGAGGCAAAGACGCCTCTCTCTTCATACTTATCATGGACGACTGGCAAAAAGACTGGCAAAAAGCCTTTGACTTGTTTTCCGAGGGGATCGATCAACTCTGTCAGGATGTCGCTAAGGAAGTTGCCAATGCGGTTGATAGCGTTGCCGAACTTTCGAGCGAACTTTTTGAACAGATTGAAGAGGCGATCGCCCCAGGACTGGACGAGTGGGATCAGCAAATGACGGAATGGACCGATTCCGTGCTGCAACTCTTTTTTGATTTCGAAACAGATTTCAACCACACGGCTGAACCCTTTACCCAAATCTTAGAACCCATGATCAACGAGCATCCTGCCTGTGTGGGCTGCCGTAACTATCATGGCTATTCCTACAACGGCGTTCCGCTAGTGTGCGCGATGCATCCCTACGGCTGGGAAGCGGAGGAGTCTTGCCCCGATTGGGAATCCACCTGGCAACGTTAAGGTTAGGCTTGAGCGATCGCCTCGCTCTTGAACGATGAAGCGCGATTCTTTAAAAATCAAGGCGATCTATCAAACTTAGAATCTGTCTTTGCATTTATGCCCCTGATTCCAAACCTTCCTGTTAAGGCAGGCTATCGTCCTCAAGCAGAGGATACCAGCATCGAAGTCGATGTGTTCTACTTTACGGCTCTTCGCCAAAAGCTTCCTCATTGGCGAACTGAGCGGTTTATCTCGTTTAATCAATCTACCCGTCGGCTTTGTCTAGCAGCGATTCAGAATCAGAATCCGGGGGCTTCGATTCCCCTAGAGTATGTGCGACGACGGTTAGGCGAGAACTGGTGTAGATGCGTTTCATTGCCAGAACGAGACGTTATGGTTGCAGATCCGATCGCCCTTGCCCGCAAAGTCATCGATATTTTGGATGCGTTGGACATTGCCTATTACATTGGGGGATCGGTTGCGAGTTCACTGCTAGGCGAGAGTCGCTATACGGAAGATTTAGATCTCATCATTGGGCTAGATAGCGTCAAAGCCAAACCCCTGCTCGACGCATTTCTTGACGGCTCTTTCTACATCAGCGATCGTGCTGTGGAGGATGCAGTTCGGGGTCGATGTTTGTCGTTCAATGTTTTGGATTATGAGACTTTGGAGAAGGCAGATTTATTTGTATCACAAGATACTGCCTTTGCTAGACGTAAGATGGAACGGCGGATTCAGCATCCTTTACCGGATGGGAGTGTGCTTTGGATTTCCTCCCCCGAAGATATTGTGCTGCAAAAGCTAGTGTGGGGACGCGGTCGCCAGTCTGAAAAGCAATGGCGAGATGTCCTCGGAGTCCTCAAACTTCAGGGCGATCGCCTTGACTTTACGTACTTATGGCATTGGGGCATTGAATTAGGAATTCTAGACATACTAGACCAAGCTTTCCGTGAAGCAGGGTTGGGAGATCAGGGTTGAGATTTGGGTTGTCGATGCGTGGCTAAATCAACCCTCTCAGCACGAGAGCCGTAGCTGATATTGCGTCTAATGGCATTCTACGGGGAACGGTGAAATCGTTGGGTCAGAATG is a genomic window of Synechococcales cyanobacterium T60_A2020_003 containing:
- a CDS encoding phasin family protein, yielding MAGLGDIVQKAFYLGLGIASYAGEKAGSTLSELRSQAQKLADEMVSRGEITAEEAKRMVDDMVTRAQQSPSSPTPGPAEPIRIEILDDEEPPTSTDADKLREQVEKLREELNNLRQSS
- a CDS encoding insulinase family protein, giving the protein MTLRLQNESSLASLSAPSIHRLSNGLTIIAEQMPVDAVNLSIWLGVGSALESDDINGMAHFLEHMIFKGTQRIPSGAFEQQVERKGAVMNAATSQDYTHYHITTAPSDFAELAPLQVEVVMNAAIPDDAFERERSVVLEEIRRANDNPRRRSYYRSMQVGFESLPYRRPVLGKEDIIQRLTPQQMRDFHSTWYQPQSMIAVAVGNLPVEMLVQTVAESFDAARPHEAIAPTSPLDPSFSRIAHLDLESPFTTIQGQEYTDSSLQQARMTMMWRVPGMADVHQTYPLDIVAYILGHGRTARLFKDLREQRELVTRISASNVTYARQGLFSISAQLPAENVEVVEAAIAQHLTDLQTTPVQESEINRVRTLVANHYVFGNETPGSRAGLYGYYRAVVGDIAPALNYPARIRALDTVDVQTAAQRYLSPTAYGIVVSKPA
- the crtD gene encoding C-3',4' desaturase CrtD — translated: MAFSTSSPHASSSAQSPSDSTQLTKHEGKAARVIVIGAGIGGLAAAALLAHRGDRVLLLDQAIVPGGCASTFRRRGFTFDVGATQVAGLEPGGIHHRIFQELGVDVPAAMPCDPACAVFLPGESEPIRVWRDPQRWQQERERQFPGSAAFWQFLNDLFRYSWAFQSRDPVLPPRNVWDLWQLTQAVRPGTLFTLPHTFSTVGQVLRRFGLGGDRRLKTFLDLQLKLYSQVDAEETAVLYAATALGVSQSPQGLYHLKGSMQALSDRLVEAFERDGGDLRMRHSVEHIYLKDGQAKAVEIRNQKTGETWIEEADHVIANVTVQNLVQLLGNQAPAGYRRRVDKLPPGSGAFVIYLGVKQEAIPADCPPHLQFLYDYEGAIAENNSLFVSVSYPGDGRAPEGCGTIIASSFTDTQIWWQTDDYDALKERYTQEAIARLSQFFTLTPDTMVYQEAATPQTFARYTGRDRGIVGGIGQRISTFGPFGFANRTPVKNLWLVGDSTHPGEGTAGVSYSAWTVTRQIEALR
- a CDS encoding fructosamine kinase family protein, coding for MRDQTWETIAAAIAQATHAPFEITNRRPVGGGSINHAYAVSSGNTAYFVKLNDATSLPMFEAEALGLRQIEQSKTIRVPHVICWGLADRASYIVLEWLDLGHGSRQSWAAMGEKLAAMHRVTSDRGFGWDQNNTIGSTPQPNPWTETWLDFWIDHRLGFQFQLAKRRGGHFPQQAALLDAVPELLVGHTPEPSLVHGDLWSGNAAVTTADEPVILDPATYFGDREVDLAMTELFGRFPPEFYDAYQRAYPLEPGYERRKILYNLYHILNHFNLFGSGYESQANSMMASLLR